A part of Anabas testudineus chromosome 7, fAnaTes1.2, whole genome shotgun sequence genomic DNA contains:
- the hnrnpa1b gene encoding heterogeneous nuclear ribonucleoprotein A1b: protein MSKDVPREPEQLRKLFIGGLSFETTDECRRAHFEQWGSLTDCVVMRDPNSKRSRGFGFVTYSSVQEVDAAMSARPHKVDGRVVEPKRAVSREDSNRPGAHVTVKKIFVGGIKEDTEESHLRDYFQQFGKIEVIDIMTDRNTGKKRGFAFVTFDDHDSVDRIVIQKYHTINSHNCEVRKALTRQEMQSAGMGMRGGRSSGGRPYDYDRGFNQGGRGRYGDGPYNCNGGDGGYGGGPGGPGGPGGYNNGGNRGYNQGYNQGGGGGYGGNGYDSNGYGNCGGGGGGGGNNYSNMGHYDPQASNFGPMKNNFGGGGGGGRNFGGYGGGSNNGGYGRPGRF, encoded by the exons ATGTCCAAAGAC GTCCCACGTGAGCCGGAGCAGCTCCGCAAGCTGTTTATTGGAGGTTTGAGCTTCGAGACCACAGACGAATGCCGGAGAGCTCATTTTGAGCAATGGGGGAGCCTCACAGATTGTGTG GTCATGAGGGACCCCAACAGCAAGAGGTCCAGGGGCTTTGGCTTTGTTACATATTCATCAGTACAGGAAGTTGATGCTGCCATGTCTGCTCGCCCACACAAGGTTGATGGAAGAGTGGTAGAACCCAAACGAGCTGTTTCCAGAGAG GATTCTAACCGACCAGGCGCCCACGTCACCGTCAAGAAGATTTTTGTTGGCGGTATTAAAGAAGACACAGAGGAGTCACACCTTCGAGATTACTTTCAGCAGTTTGGCAAAATTGAGGTCATTGATATCATGACTGATCGTAACACTGGAAAGAAGAGGGGCTTTGCTTTTGTCACTTTTGATGACCATGACTCAGTCGACAGGATTGTCA TCCAGAAATACCACACAATCAACTCTCACAACTGTGAAGTGAGAAAGGCCCTCACAAGACAGGAAATGCAGAGTGCAGGAATGGGAATGAGAGGCG GTCGCAGCAGTGGTGGAAGGCCCTATGACTATGACAGGGGTTTCAATCAGG GTGGCAGGGGTCGATATGGAGATGGTCCTTACAATTGCAATGGAGGTGACGGAG GCTATGGAGGTGGTCCTGGTGGTCCCGGTGGCCCTGGTGGATATAATAATGGTGGTAACCGTGGTTATAATCAGGGTTACAAccagggtggaggtggaggctaTGGAGGAAACGGTTATGATAGCAATGGTTATG GTaactgtggtggtggtggaggaggtggtggcaACAACTACAGTAACATGGGCCACTATGACCCCCAGGCTTCTAACTTTGGCCCAATGAAGAACAACTTtggtggcggtggtggtggcGGCAGGAACTTCG GTGGTTATGGAGGTGGATCAAACAATGGTGGATACGGCCGCCCGGGACGATTTTAA
- the nfe2 gene encoding transcription factor NF-E2 45 kDa subunit isoform X1 — protein MCSTANYVLPLRRTCEVFATPSRLSGGVSMPNNFPGTRTHGATQETQEMDVAWQELMAITELQEFDVPSEGSYETAQYQAMEPMVPIGGYGVAQPPTAACELSAADTYGCYSEEVPVCHRQGSNAETMYGHSEAQLNQRMLPVSSHTQPSLMALREQMSISGNSQGHRRANACFSQGLSRHMLWPAHGQSSHVRSADDLESDSGLSLGSSPPLASPDNPVGGAPGYQSVDIGMAYSDGEPDNMTEHARRAHTHYSMDYQNHAHSYLHSGAQPYFSPQPTLSHSQPNAPNPRAVKQQGQVAALSDLYNDSAVSSRGGSQNSMYTKPQGSVSTPAPLSRDERRAMALKIPFPMEKIINLPVDDFNELLTQYTLTDTQLALVRDIRRRGKNKVAAQNCRKRKLESIIHLERELNQLQAQREHLVQERLEFQRSLSFIKCRLTDLYGEVFSHLRDEDGQPYSIDEYTLQQTPDGKIYLVPHTTMQKREQC, from the exons ATGTGTTCAACAGCCAACTATGTTCTCCCACTGAGGAGAACCTGTGAG GTATTTGCTACTCCAAGCAGGCTGTCTGGAGGAGTGTCCATGCCAAATAATTTCCCTGGAACCAGGACTCATGGAGCTACTCAGGAAACTCAGGAGATGGATGTGGCTTGGCAGGAGCTGATGgccatcacagagctgcag GAGTTTGACGTTCCTAGTGAAGGCTCCTATGAAACAGCACAGTATCAAGCCATGGAGCCCATGGTACCTATCGGAGGGTATGGAGTGGCTCAGCCTCCTACTGCTGCATGTGAGCTCAGTGCTGCTGACACTTATGGATGTTACTCTGAAGAAGTGCCTGTCTGTCATCGGCAAGGCAGCAACGCAGAGACAATGTATGGACACTCTGAAGCTCAGCTCAATCAAAGAATGCTCCCTGTCTCTTCTCACACACAGCCCTCACTCATGGCTCTTAGGGAACAGATGAGCATTTCAGGTAACAGCCAAGGGCACAGGAGGGCCAACGCTTGCTTCTCTCAGGGTTTAAGTCGGCACATGCTGTGGCCTGCACACGGACAAAGTTCACATGTTCGCTCAGCTGATGATCTGGAGTCAGACTCCGGTTTGTCGCTGGGTTCCAGTCCACCTTTGGCCTCCCCTGATAATCCTGTTGGTGGCGCACCAGGTTACCAAAGTGTAGACATAGGCATGGCTTATAGTGATGGTGAACCAGACAACATGACTGAGCACGCCAGAAGAGCACACACGCATTACTCAATGGATTATCAGAATCACGCTCACTCGTACTTACACTCAGGTGCACAACCTTATTTTTCACCCCAACCTACTTTATCTCATTCACAACCCAATGCTCCAAATCCCCGGGCAGTGAAACAGCAAGGGCAGGTTGCTGCACTGAGCGATCTGTACAATGACTCTGCAGTGTCCAGCAGGGGGGGCTCGCAGAACAGCATGTATACAAAACCACAAGGAAGTGTCTCCACTCCTGCTCCACTTAGCAGAGATGAGCGGCGGGCGATGGCTTTAAAAATACCCTTCCCCATGGAAAAGATTATCAATCTACCAGTGGATGACTTCAATGAGCTCCTGACACAATATACTTTGACAGATACTCAACTAGCACTGGTGAGAGACATTAGACGTAGAGGAAAGAACAAAGTGGCAGCCCAGAACTGCAGGAAAAGGAAGCTTGAGAGCATCATTCACCTTGAGAGAGAACTGAACCAACTGCAGGCCCAAAGAGAGCACCTTGTACAGGAGAGGCTGGAGTTCCAGCGGAGCCTGTCTTTCATTAAATGCCGACTCACAGACCTCTATGGAGaagtattttctcatttaagAGATGAAGATGGGCAACCATACTCTATAGATGAATATACGTTGCAACAGACACCTGATGGTAAAATATACTTGGTACCTCACACAACTATGCAAAAGAGAGAGCAATGCTGA
- the nfe2 gene encoding transcription factor NF-E2 45 kDa subunit isoform X2, with protein sequence MPNNFPGTRTHGATQETQEMDVAWQELMAITELQEFDVPSEGSYETAQYQAMEPMVPIGGYGVAQPPTAACELSAADTYGCYSEEVPVCHRQGSNAETMYGHSEAQLNQRMLPVSSHTQPSLMALREQMSISGNSQGHRRANACFSQGLSRHMLWPAHGQSSHVRSADDLESDSGLSLGSSPPLASPDNPVGGAPGYQSVDIGMAYSDGEPDNMTEHARRAHTHYSMDYQNHAHSYLHSGAQPYFSPQPTLSHSQPNAPNPRAVKQQGQVAALSDLYNDSAVSSRGGSQNSMYTKPQGSVSTPAPLSRDERRAMALKIPFPMEKIINLPVDDFNELLTQYTLTDTQLALVRDIRRRGKNKVAAQNCRKRKLESIIHLERELNQLQAQREHLVQERLEFQRSLSFIKCRLTDLYGEVFSHLRDEDGQPYSIDEYTLQQTPDGKIYLVPHTTMQKREQC encoded by the exons ATGCCAAATAATTTCCCTGGAACCAGGACTCATGGAGCTACTCAGGAAACTCAGGAGATGGATGTGGCTTGGCAGGAGCTGATGgccatcacagagctgcag GAGTTTGACGTTCCTAGTGAAGGCTCCTATGAAACAGCACAGTATCAAGCCATGGAGCCCATGGTACCTATCGGAGGGTATGGAGTGGCTCAGCCTCCTACTGCTGCATGTGAGCTCAGTGCTGCTGACACTTATGGATGTTACTCTGAAGAAGTGCCTGTCTGTCATCGGCAAGGCAGCAACGCAGAGACAATGTATGGACACTCTGAAGCTCAGCTCAATCAAAGAATGCTCCCTGTCTCTTCTCACACACAGCCCTCACTCATGGCTCTTAGGGAACAGATGAGCATTTCAGGTAACAGCCAAGGGCACAGGAGGGCCAACGCTTGCTTCTCTCAGGGTTTAAGTCGGCACATGCTGTGGCCTGCACACGGACAAAGTTCACATGTTCGCTCAGCTGATGATCTGGAGTCAGACTCCGGTTTGTCGCTGGGTTCCAGTCCACCTTTGGCCTCCCCTGATAATCCTGTTGGTGGCGCACCAGGTTACCAAAGTGTAGACATAGGCATGGCTTATAGTGATGGTGAACCAGACAACATGACTGAGCACGCCAGAAGAGCACACACGCATTACTCAATGGATTATCAGAATCACGCTCACTCGTACTTACACTCAGGTGCACAACCTTATTTTTCACCCCAACCTACTTTATCTCATTCACAACCCAATGCTCCAAATCCCCGGGCAGTGAAACAGCAAGGGCAGGTTGCTGCACTGAGCGATCTGTACAATGACTCTGCAGTGTCCAGCAGGGGGGGCTCGCAGAACAGCATGTATACAAAACCACAAGGAAGTGTCTCCACTCCTGCTCCACTTAGCAGAGATGAGCGGCGGGCGATGGCTTTAAAAATACCCTTCCCCATGGAAAAGATTATCAATCTACCAGTGGATGACTTCAATGAGCTCCTGACACAATATACTTTGACAGATACTCAACTAGCACTGGTGAGAGACATTAGACGTAGAGGAAAGAACAAAGTGGCAGCCCAGAACTGCAGGAAAAGGAAGCTTGAGAGCATCATTCACCTTGAGAGAGAACTGAACCAACTGCAGGCCCAAAGAGAGCACCTTGTACAGGAGAGGCTGGAGTTCCAGCGGAGCCTGTCTTTCATTAAATGCCGACTCACAGACCTCTATGGAGaagtattttctcatttaagAGATGAAGATGGGCAACCATACTCTATAGATGAATATACGTTGCAACAGACACCTGATGGTAAAATATACTTGGTACCTCACACAACTATGCAAAAGAGAGAGCAATGCTGA
- the copz1 gene encoding coatomer subunit zeta-1 → MDSPILEPSLYTVKAVLILDNDGDRLYAKYYDDTYPTVKEQKAFEKNIFNKTHRTDSEIALLEGLTVVYKSNIDLFFYVIGSSHENELMLMAVLNCLFDSLSQMLRKNVERRALLENMEGLFLAVDEIVDGGVILESDPQQVVHRVALRGDDVPLTEQTVTQVLQSAKEQIKWSLLR, encoded by the exons ATGGATTCTCCGATATTG GAACCATCCTTGTATACTGTGAAAGCAGTCCTGATCTTGGACAATGATGGAGACAGGCTTTATGCCAAG tattatgaTGATACATACCCGACAGTGAAGGAGCAGAAGGCGTTTGAGAAGAACatattcaacaaaacacacaggacagaca GTGAGATAGCATTACTTGAGGGCCTCACTGTTGTCTACAAGAGCAACATAGATCTCTTCTTTTATGTGATTGGAAGTTCACATGAAAATGAG CTTATGCTTATGGCTGTTCTAAATTGCCTTTTTGATTCCCTCAGTCAGATGTTGAG aaaaaATGTTGAGAGAAGGGCTTTGTTGGAGAATATGGAGGGGCTCTTTTTGGCAGTGGATGAGATTGTAGATGGAGG GGTGATTCTTGAGAGTGACCCACAACAAGTTGTGCACCGTGTGGCTCTCAGA GGGGATGATGTTCCTTTGACAGAGCAGACAGTCACCCAG GTTCTTCAGTCTGCTAAAGAACAGATCAAGTGGTCTCTTCTACGATAG